CGGCCCTTGGCCGCCGAGGTCACCGCCAGCTCGGCGACGTCCTCCTTGTTCACCGTGAACGGTGCTTCCTTGGCGCCGGTGGCCTTCCAGTGCTCCAGGGTGGTGGTGGTGCGCACCTGTCCGGGCCGGATCACCAGGACCCGCACCCCGAACTCGCGCAGCGCCTCCCCGAGACCCAGGTAGAAGCCGTCGAGACCGGCCTTGGTGGAGCCGTAGACGAAGTTGGACCGGCGCACGCGCTCGCCGGCCACCGACGACATCGCGATGATCTGGCCGCTGCCCTGTGCCCGCATCTTCTCGCCGACGAGGACGCCGACCGACACCGCGGCCGTGTAGTTGATCTGGGCGGCCTGCACGGCCTTGGCCTGGTTCTGCCAGAGTTCCTCGGCGTCGCCGAGCACGCCGAATGCCACGATCGCGACGTCGACATCGCCGTTGGCCCAAGCGGATTCGATCACCGCGGGGTGGGCCTGCGGGTCCAGGGCGTCGAAATCCAGGTATTCGACCGAGCTGGCCCCGGCGGCCTCCATCTGGGCGATGGCCGCCTCGCGCCGCGGCGCGTTCGGCAGGTCGGCGAGGATGATCCGCGCCTGCGCGTCCCGCAGGTAGCGTTCGCAGATCGCCAGGCCGATCTCGGAGGTGCCACCCAGCAGCAGAATGGTCTGCGGGTTCCCCACGGCATCAAAAACCATTTACTGCAGCTCCAGACGTCGGGCCATGTCGGACATGAACACTCCTTCGGGATCGACCTTGCGGCGCTGGGCGATCCATTCGTCGATCCGCGGGTACATGGCGTGGAAGGTGGCGGCGGTGGTGCGCGAATCCTTGGCGGTGTAGAGCCGGCCGCCGAATTCCAACACCCGCTTGTCCAGGCCGGTGAGGAACTCGCTCAGGCCGGCCTTGACGGGGAAGTCGACGCAGACGTTCCAGCCCGGGATCGGAAAGCTCAGCGGCGCTTGATTTCCGGCCCCGAACAGCTTGAACACGTTGAGGAACGACACGTGTCCGCTGGCCTGGATGTCGCGCATGATCGCCTTGAACTCGTCGACCGCCTCGGTGGGCACCACGAACTGGTACTGGGTGAAACCGGCTGAGCCGTAGGCTCGATTCCATTCGCCGACCATGTCCAGCGGGTGGTAGAACTGCGTCAGATTCTGGGCCTTGCCCCGGTAGGTCTTGCCTATCCGGTACCAGAGCTCGGTCATGGGCCCGAAGGTGAACTTGTTGGCCAACCCGTTGGGGAAGATGTCCGGCGCGGTGAAGAATTGCGGCGCATCGAATTTCAGCGGGTCCTTGGCCAGCGAGTCGGGCAGCTGGTCGAGGGTGGCCAGCGATCCGCGGGAGATGACCGCGCGGCCGAGTTTCGGTGGGGCGCTGATGGCGTCGAACCAGGCGCTGGAATAGGTGTAGTCGGATTCGCTGCCGTCGCTGTGGAACGCGACCGTCTCGTCGAGGCCGCCGGTCACGTCGCCGTCGGCGATGAAGTAGGCGGTCTCGGTGGGCGTCATCGCGATGGTCGCGCGCAGGATGATGCCGGTGAGCCCGTTGCCGCCGACGGTGGCCCAGAACAGCTCCGAGTCGGCGCCGTCGGGGGTCAGATGGTGGGTCCGGCCGTCCGCGGTGAGCAGGTCCATGGCGCGCACGTGGTTGCCGAAGCTGCCCGCGCTGTGATGGTTCTTGCCGTGGATGTCGCAGGCGATGGCCCCGCCGACGGTGACCTGCCGGGTGCCCGGCAGCACCGGCACCCACAGGCCGAGCGGCAGCGCGGCGCGCATCAGCTGGTCGAGGTTCACCCCGGCGTCCACGTCCACCAGATGGGTGTGGGCGTCCATGGAGTGGATGCGGTTGAGCACCGACATGTCGACGACCAGTCCGCCGCCATTCTGGGCGTTGTCGCCGTAGGAGCGGCCCAGACCGCGCGCGATCACGCCGCGTCCGGAGCCGTCGGCCGCCCGCGCGACCGCTTCGACGACTTCCTCGGGATCGCGGGGTGCGAGCACCTCGGCGACCGAGGGTGCGGTGCGCCCCCACCCCGTCAGGCGCCGCGTCGTAACGGTAGACATCGCTGGCAAGGGTACCGCGCGGGCTACGGCGGTCAGCGCAGCCGGAAGATCACGGCCCGCTGCACCACGAAGTTGATCACGGTGGCGGTGCCCTGGGCGATCACGAACGCCACCGGAACCTGCCACGGCCGGCCCGCGAACTGCAGATAGAACAGGTAGTTGATGCCGATCTGCACGGCATAGGTCAGCGCATAGAGCACCATGACCGCGATGAACCGGGCCCGGCTGGGCGGCGCCTGGAACGTCCAGCGCCGGTTGATCAGGTACGCCGTGGTGGTGCCGGCGATGAAGCCCAGCGTCTTGGCGACGTTGACGTGCAGGCCCGCGGCCAGCAGGGCGACGTAGAGACCGAAGTCCACCACGGCGGACAACCCGCCGGTGATCACGAACCGCAGCACCTGCGTCTTCAGGGTGAGCGGGGCACCCGGGGGAACAGTCTCGGCCATCGCGGGGAAGCTTACGGGTCGGCGAACCTGCGACAATGGTCGCGTGGAGGAACTGATCCGGGCCTGGCGAGCCCTGATTGCGCCGCACACCTCGGCGCCGCAAGCCGAGGAGGTCGGCCGGGCGCTGCTGGCCAGTTGGTCGGAACCGCACCGCCGCTACCACGACCTGGTGCACCTGCGCGGCGTGCTCACCGCCATCGACGAACTAGCCGCGCTGGCCACCGACCCGGACGCGGTCCGGCTGGCGGCCTGGTACCACGACGCGGTGTACGACGGCAGTCCCGACGACGAGGAGCGCAGCGCGCGCCGGGCGGAGACGGAACTGACCGCGCTGGGCGTCGCCGCCGACCTGGTGGCCGAGGTGGCCCGGCTGGTGCGGATGACCGTCGAACACGATCCCGCCCCCGGCGACCGCAACGCCGAGGTGCTCTCCGACGCGGACCTCGCCGCGCTCGCGGTCGGCGCCGAGGACTACCGGCGCAACTCCGCCGCCATCCGCTCCGAATACGCGCACGTGTCCGACGAGGCGTTCCGGGCCGGCCGGGCCCGGGTGATCGAGGCCATGCTGGTGGGCCCGCGGCTGTTCCGCACCGAGATCGCGCGCCGGCGGTGGGAGCCGCAGGCCCGCGCCAACCTGCAGGCCGAGTTGGCGCAGCTGTAGCCGGCCCTCGGGTGGACTGGCAGAGAGCCGTTCGCCGGCGTCCCGCGCGGTGAGAGCTTCAGCGCACTCCGTGAAGGGCCGCCGTGAGCACCTCGACCAGCGCGTCGACCGCGGCGCCGAAGGCGTGATCGGCCAGGGTGCCGAAGTTGACGACGACACCGTCGGGGCGCGGAACCTGTGGGCCGGCCTGCGGATGACGTGCCCGCGACAGCCCCTCCAGCGCCACCCCGGCGTCGCCCGCGCGCTGTAGCACCGCGCGTTCGGTGCCGGCGGGCAGTTTCAGCAGCAGGTGCAGGCCCGCGGGCACCCCACTGATCTCGATGCCCGGGGTGAGGTGCCGCAGCCGGTGCACCAGCTCGTCGCGCCGCCGC
This DNA window, taken from Mycolicibacterium sp. MU0050, encodes the following:
- a CDS encoding decaprenylphospho-beta-D-erythro-pentofuranosid-2-ulose 2-reductase, which codes for MVFDAVGNPQTILLLGGTSEIGLAICERYLRDAQARIILADLPNAPRREAAIAQMEAAGASSVEYLDFDALDPQAHPAVIESAWANGDVDVAIVAFGVLGDAEELWQNQAKAVQAAQINYTAAVSVGVLVGEKMRAQGSGQIIAMSSVAGERVRRSNFVYGSTKAGLDGFYLGLGEALREFGVRVLVIRPGQVRTTTTLEHWKATGAKEAPFTVNKEDVAELAVTSAAKGRELVWAPGPVRLLMSVLRHIPRRIFRKLPL
- a CDS encoding FAD-binding oxidoreductase; protein product: MSTVTTRRLTGWGRTAPSVAEVLAPRDPEEVVEAVARAADGSGRGVIARGLGRSYGDNAQNGGGLVVDMSVLNRIHSMDAHTHLVDVDAGVNLDQLMRAALPLGLWVPVLPGTRQVTVGGAIACDIHGKNHHSAGSFGNHVRAMDLLTADGRTHHLTPDGADSELFWATVGGNGLTGIILRATIAMTPTETAYFIADGDVTGGLDETVAFHSDGSESDYTYSSAWFDAISAPPKLGRAVISRGSLATLDQLPDSLAKDPLKFDAPQFFTAPDIFPNGLANKFTFGPMTELWYRIGKTYRGKAQNLTQFYHPLDMVGEWNRAYGSAGFTQYQFVVPTEAVDEFKAIMRDIQASGHVSFLNVFKLFGAGNQAPLSFPIPGWNVCVDFPVKAGLSEFLTGLDKRVLEFGGRLYTAKDSRTTAATFHAMYPRIDEWIAQRRKVDPEGVFMSDMARRLELQ
- a CDS encoding GtrA family protein, with protein sequence MAETVPPGAPLTLKTQVLRFVITGGLSAVVDFGLYVALLAAGLHVNVAKTLGFIAGTTTAYLINRRWTFQAPPSRARFIAVMVLYALTYAVQIGINYLFYLQFAGRPWQVPVAFVIAQGTATVINFVVQRAVIFRLR
- a CDS encoding metal-dependent phosphohydrolase, translated to MEELIRAWRALIAPHTSAPQAEEVGRALLASWSEPHRRYHDLVHLRGVLTAIDELAALATDPDAVRLAAWYHDAVYDGSPDDEERSARRAETELTALGVAADLVAEVARLVRMTVEHDPAPGDRNAEVLSDADLAALAVGAEDYRRNSAAIRSEYAHVSDEAFRAGRARVIEAMLVGPRLFRTEIARRRWEPQARANLQAELAQL